TTCACCTCATCCGTCATAAATTCAATCTCAGAAGCCGCAATCACAGCATCAGACATCGGCTCATTGTCATTTGGTGCAAATTTATCTGTATAAACAGTGAACTGTGCAATTTTTTTAGCGCCTTGTTTAACGTTTATTCCGATAGTTTTGGCGCCCTTTACATCTACTTGTTGTACGAAATCATACATTAACGGCTTGCGCGTATTCAAAAACAGATGTATCAATTATGTGTTTCGATTTTTCAGCGGTAGTAGGCTCTTTCTTTTCAACTTCTTCCTCTTTCGATTTTTGCTCAGCAATAGCCCATTCTTCAACTTCTTTAGCTTTTCGTTCTTCCTCTTCTTTTGCCTTTAACTCAGCCTCTTTTTCTTTAGCTTTATCTAATTCTTCCTGAGCCGTCTCTGTTTCTTCAGCTTTTTCCTCACCACAAGCAGCAAGTAGGAATGCTGACATAGCTCCTATGTATAAAAATTTTTTCATTAGCTTATTCCTTCCTTTATATTTCCATTTTAGGAAATTGAGAGTTAAAAGTACATACAAAAAAACAGACAACCTTTTTTAGTTATCTGTCTCACGATCTATAATGGAATGTTTAGCTTGTTCAATGACTTCCTCAAAAGCTTCTTTAATTTCCTCGATTGTATAACCAGCTTCCAGTAATTCTTGGGTTGTTTGTTCTAGTCTGTTCATTTAATTATCCTCTTTTATATTTTCTCTATCTCCAACATTTATAATATTGAAATTTGCTAGGAATATCAAAAGAGCCGTATTTGTAGAGGTTATGTAGTAAGGCTGTAGAGCGTTTAAGTAATAAGCCGATTATATAGAAGAAACTCTTTATAAAACGTCCAGTGTCATTCTATAACAGGTTAGAGGAAAGAGATAGCCTTCCACAATCAATAGGTAGTAGACCATATAATTTAGAGAACTGGGTAGAATGGTAGATGGGTGAAATAATGTTATGGAAAAACACTCTACTTTTGTTGGATTTTTAACATTCGTTGGTAGAATATTAGATTACTAGTATATAATACTAAGATATTATGTTTGTTAAAATAAAACTGTGTAGGAGGAGAATAATGAAAAAATTATTTTTTGTGTTACTAGCAGCATTTGTATTTGCAGTAGTAAATCCAACAAAATCAGAAGCAAAAGTGATGTATGATGGAGCAGAGGTTGTAAAAGGGCAAACAGGGAAAATGACCTTTAAAAAAGACATTAAGGTATACAAGAAAAATTCAGATGGTACGTTTGAATCTTTAGTGGTTAAGCGAAATAACTTCTTTAGAACGTATGATATTGAAAAATATGATAAAAAAATATTCTATCAAATGGGGCAATACCGCGTACAAGCAACGGATTTAGTAGTTTTCAAAGAAGTACCAATAAAAATTCGTTCATCTTTTTATAACAAACCAACTTATATTGTTATTACTCGCGATGGTATTAATGACGGCTTATATTACGGATCTCACTTCAAACTAGAAGGACCATGGGGTTTTAATTTCAAGGATACAAATAATGGACAACTACTACAGTATTGCGAAAGTGGTGATGGTAGTGAGGAATTTTGTTACGAGTATCCTGGTACAGACCTTAAAATCGCTGAGACAATATCGAGAGAAAGAGGTGTACGTTATGAACTAACAAGAGATGAAGAGGGGAAGGGCGTTCCATTAAAAGAATCTAAAACTGAAAGAATTATGAAAAAGGGAAGTACTGTTTTTTCAAGGTATGATCATGAAATTAATGGTTATATATATGTAACCGATGACTTAGAAGGAAGACTCGATAATGCTGTTTATCTTCCAATGAATTCACTAAAACCAGTTGGAGATAAGTGATAGATTAAGAATTATATAAAGCCCTCTTATTTATTTGATAAGAGGGCTATTTTTTTATGGTTTGTTGACATGCGAATAGGATGTTTATCGATGTCTTGTGCTTATCTGATTAAAATCAAATAGACCACTCCAATGATGATAGGGTGTTTTTTTTGTAATTATCTGTGAAGAGCAAAGTACACAAGAAAGTGATAGCCTTCCACAATCAATGGTGCATATGAACCATCGTTAGATAATTGGCTGGAGTGGTAAATGGAAATAGTTATCCTAGTGATATTGAGATGAGGTATTATTAAACTAACGGAGCGTTTAGTTGAACAACGATATGGGTTTTTGTGGTAAAATAGTAGACGGTAGGTGCATCTTCATCTTTCCAGGAAGGTGGGATGGGCTATCGTTTAGTTAGGAGGTAGAGGTTTTGGGTGCTTTGGGTGTTTTGGGTGTTTGGGGTGTTTGGGGTGTTTTGATTTTGTTAGTTGCAATAATTTTATTTTGGTCGGCTGGATTACCGAAGATTAAAAGTAAAAAATTATCATTTGTTATGATTATTTTGGGATTGAATGTAATCGCAACTCCAATGGCTTTATTTATAGGTGTAATGGCAACAGACTCCCCGACCAGCACTATAAATGATTTTTGGTTAGGATTTTTCTTCATCCAGGGAACACCACTTTTAATACTAATAATTGGAATTCTAAAATGGTTTATCATTGACAAAAGAAAAAATAAATAAGCATATAAATAGTAATAATTAATTAGGTTTAAAAAAGACAAGTTTGTGAAGAAATCTCTACTTAAACTATATGGGTGCTTTTCTTGAAGATTATTGAGTTGCATATGCAGCTCTTTTTTTCTTCTTCTACTAACGGAATGCTTTAATTAAATACACCATAAAAGACCACTCCGTGATGGGTGGTCTAAGGTATTAAAACAGGTGACTTTTGGTGACCAAAAAGTGACCAACATCTAAAATTTAGTTAATTTTATAAAATGGTAAACACTTTAAGATGCATTTTATAAAGTGTAGAATGCTGTTATATCAACATCCTTGAAGTATCTTGTTCTTATAAAAAGTACAAGTAATTCAATGATATGATGGTTGTTGCGTTAAAGGCTGCTATTCAAGAGTAGTTGATATAACAGGGTTTAGATTGTTTTTTAATAGATGAAATTTAAGCAAGTGATAAAAAGCTACGAAAAGGGAACCATTTTACAAGATTTCGTCAAATAGGTCTCTTGCCTTTATTTTCTCATGCTCAATGTGAGTAAAATGTTCAGCAAGGAATGAGGAATCTTGCTGAACATTACTTTAAATATGATGATAATAATTTTACTAAAGGTTGGATTTTTTATTAATTAATGAAATCTTGAGGAACACATTCACGTACACTAGAATTTCTTAATGAGTTAAATAAAGCTGCACTGATTCTTAAAAATTCATCATTCTCGCCTAATTCAATAAGGTAAGCGAAATAAGGGTTTTTAATTTCGATATTCGTCATAATTTAAAATCTCCTTCCAATTATTATTCAATTACCTTCATGTTAATGGAAATGACAGGTAAATAACCATAATAAAAAACAGACAACTTTGTTAGTTATCTGTCTCACGATCTGTATTGGACTGTTTAGCTTGTTCAATTACTTCCTCAAAGGCTGCTTTAATTTCCTCAATCGTATAACCAGCTTCCAGTAATTCTTGAGTTGTTTGTTCTAGTTTGTTCATTTTGAAATCCTCATTTATATTTTATCTATCTCTAACATTAATAATATTGAAATTTGCTAGAAATATCAAAAGAGCCGTATTTGTAGGGGCGTATAGCAAGGCAGTAGAGCGTTTAAATAAGAAGCCTAGTAAATCATCATCTGTGGATGGCGAAGCACACATTGAACGTCCAGTGCCTTTCTCCAACTGGTTAGAGGAAAGGGATAGTCTTCCACAACCAATAGTGCATAATGAACCATCGTTAGATAATTGGCTGGAATGGTAAATGTACTTAGAGAATGGAGAAATGACTTATTTTGAGTATAAGATTATCGAATAAGAAGGATTCTCGGAATATTTCTGGAATAAATAGACTGAGATGTGGAGTTAAATTTATGGTTCTAAAGTTATGGAAATAACCGAAAATTAAAGTTAGGGAGTGAATAAATTATTTTTAATCGTAAAAAAAATTTACCTTATTTCGTGACTATCTTTTTAATATTTCTCTATTATGGTGTAGTTTTATTTTTGTATCTACAAGATGTAATTGGTGGAATTTCTTTTGTTGCTATACTATTGATTAGTTTTATCATCTTATTAATTGTTCGCATCTTACTTAGAAAAAAAATAAATTATAAAAGAAAAATCACGCTCGCTACTTGCATTATGTTCTTGCTGTTTTGTTTCGAAATACCTCTTATATTTTATGAAGGAACTTCGCATGTTGCATACATATATACAGAACCATTACATGCCAAAGGTACTGAAATCTATTTAATAGGGGTAAATAGAGTAGATTTTCAATTTATGGAGAGTATTCAATCCGTTGAAGATCTTTTAAATAAACAGCAAGTTCCTTTTTTAAATGTGGCTGAAAATACGAATTTAGTTCTTTATGAGAGCAAAAATCGGCAAATATTAAAGTGGCTTCATCTTCAGAAAAGTGAAGTAGATCAAATGAAAGAAAACGTAAATCATTATCTAGGTAAAGAAGATGTAAGGATTAATGAATTTTTTAATCAGGATAATATTGGTGGAAATAGTGCAGGGTTAGGACTAGCATTAACAGGACTCATTCTACAAGGCGATTTGCAAAACAACGTATCAGTTGCAGTGACTGGGGCAATAAGCGAAACTGGTGACGTATTACCAATAGGGGTACTAAAAGAAAAAATTCTAATCGCAGAAAAATACGGTTTACCCTTCATGAT
This genomic stretch from Lysinibacillus pakistanensis harbors:
- a CDS encoding S16 family serine protease; this translates as MYLQDVIGGISFVAILLISFIILLIVRILLRKKINYKRKITLATCIMFLLFCFEIPLIFYEGTSHVAYIYTEPLHAKGTEIYLIGVNRVDFQFMESIQSVEDLLNKQQVPFLNVAENTNLVLYESKNRQILKWLHLQKSEVDQMKENVNHYLGKEDVRINEFFNQDNIGGNSAGLGLALTGLILQGDLQNNVSVAVTGAISETGDVLPIGVLKEKILIAEKYGLPFMIIPSKNAEEAAQIQKEQKIHMKILDVAHIDEAVQLISEMNDKTK